A DNA window from Polynucleobacter sp. AP-Titi-500A-B4 contains the following coding sequences:
- the frr gene encoding ribosome recycling factor — MSATEIKTNTNQKMEKSLEALRSNLAKIRSGRANPGILEHIQVEYYGNPTPLSQVASLGLADARTINVQPFEKTMVAAVEKAIRDSDLGLNPASQGTVIRVPMPALTEERRRELTKVVKSEGEDTKIAVRNLRRDANEHLKRLTKDKEISEDEERRAADEIQKMTDKAVVDIDKIISEKEKEIMTV; from the coding sequence ATGTCTGCAACAGAAATTAAAACTAACACCAATCAAAAGATGGAAAAGTCTCTCGAGGCTTTGCGATCTAATTTAGCAAAAATTCGTTCCGGTCGCGCTAACCCAGGAATCTTGGAGCATATTCAAGTGGAGTACTACGGTAATCCAACGCCATTGAGTCAAGTGGCAAGTCTAGGTTTGGCGGATGCGCGCACAATCAACGTTCAGCCCTTTGAAAAGACGATGGTTGCTGCAGTAGAGAAAGCTATTCGTGATTCTGATTTGGGTTTAAATCCTGCTTCACAAGGTACGGTTATTCGTGTGCCAATGCCTGCGTTGACTGAAGAGCGTCGTCGTGAGCTCACTAAAGTTGTGAAGAGTGAAGGAGAGGATACCAAGATCGCTGTTCGTAATTTACGTCGCGATGCAAACGAGCATCTCAAACGCCTCACCAAGGACAAGGAAATCTCTGAGGATGAAGAGCGTCGTGCTGCTGACGAGATTCAGAAGATGACGGATAAAGCAGTGGTGGATATTGATAAGATCATCTCTGAAAAAGAAAAAGAGATCATGACCGTTTAA
- the uppS gene encoding polyprenyl diphosphate synthase: protein MTQHLSSTQAIPEISAIPRHVAIIMDGNGRWASKRMMPRVAGHSEGLSAVRKIVQECRRTGVEYLTVFAFSSENWRRPPEEVGFLMKLFLKSLKGEVARLAENDICLRLIGDLSRFDSAIQDMVQFSEEKTAGCKALTLTVAANYGGRWDILQAMRRCLAANPNLKAEDVREELLQPHLSMAYAPEPDLFIRTGGEQRISNFLLWQLAYTELYFTDVLWPDFDEAELHKAFDWFSQRERRFGRTSAQLASQLMSDAV from the coding sequence ATGACCCAACACCTTAGTTCCACTCAAGCAATTCCGGAGATAAGTGCCATTCCTCGCCATGTGGCGATCATTATGGATGGTAATGGCCGCTGGGCAAGTAAGCGGATGATGCCTCGTGTGGCTGGCCACTCTGAGGGTCTGAGCGCGGTTCGTAAAATCGTTCAAGAGTGCCGTAGAACTGGCGTTGAGTATTTGACGGTCTTTGCTTTTAGTTCTGAGAACTGGCGCCGCCCACCGGAAGAAGTGGGCTTCTTAATGAAGTTATTTCTCAAGTCTTTAAAAGGTGAGGTTGCACGCCTTGCTGAAAACGACATTTGCTTGCGTTTAATTGGCGACCTTAGTCGTTTTGATTCTGCGATACAAGATATGGTTCAGTTCTCAGAAGAAAAAACAGCTGGATGCAAAGCGCTTACGCTCACGGTTGCCGCCAACTATGGCGGACGTTGGGACATCTTGCAGGCTATGCGTCGTTGCTTAGCGGCTAACCCGAATTTAAAGGCAGAAGATGTAAGAGAGGAATTATTGCAACCTCATCTTTCTATGGCATATGCGCCAGAGCCAGATTTGTTTATTCGGACGGGTGGCGAGCAGCGCATTAGCAATTTCTTATTGTGGCAACTGGCCTATACAGAGCTGTACTTCACAGATGTTTTGTGGCCAGATTTTGACGAAGCTGAGCTCCACAAAGCTTTTGATTGGTTTAGCCAGCGCGAGCGTCGCTTTGGCCGCACCAGCGCACAACTTGCATCTCAACTAATGAGTGATGCAGTTTAA